The genomic stretch GTGACCTCGCGACTGCCAGTCGCCTCCTCGGGGCTGATCTGTTGATCGTCGGTTCGGTGACCAAAGTAAACGTGAGCCAATCCTCCTTGAGCCTCGGTTTCTTTAAGGTGAGCAACGCATCGGTGGAGGTATCGATGACGGCTCGGCTGGTGAACGCCTACACATCGGAGATCATGGACTCGGTCACCGCATCGGGATCAGAGCAGGGGACAACCGGCTTCTCCGTCGACCTGGGGAGGATCCTATCCCTCACCCAACCGCAGGGAGGGGACGTGTGCGCTGGCGGCCTGCGCACGGACAAGCCTTATTACTCCCCGAACGAGACGGTGCGAATCGGATACAAGAACCCGGGCCCCCCGAAGTGGTTCGGGATCGAGATATACCGCAACGGCGGTCCGTTCCTGCGCTGGCTCGATTGGCAATTCGTCCCCACCGGTGGGTGCGGGATTTGGTTCTGGGACCAACGCGATGCGGCCAACATCCAGATGGGGCCGGGAATATACACCGCAAAATTATGGGACGGAACCTCGTACATCGCGACCATCAACTTCCAGATCCGGCCTGGTAGCGGCCCGATCGCCCCGCTGATCGACGAGATCACGGTAGGAAGCGATCGGTTCGATGAGACGATCGTGGGGAAGGCGATCAATCGCACCTTGAATCAGCTCGTCGCCCGGCTGATCGACGGGATCGTCGCTGTCGCTCCTCAGCTGTCATCCTCCATGGCCGCGCGTGCGGAGAGCCCGGCTACGCCGGCGGTTACACTCGAGGGGCAGGTGGCGGCCCTCCTCCCCGATGGGCGCGTGGTGATCAACATCGGCACCAATGCCGGAGTACGGAAAGGGGACTTCTTCCAGGTCCTTGACACCGAGAACGTGATCACTGACCCCACTACCGGGAAGATCCTAAGCTACGACGTGCGCGGGGTAAAAGGGGAGATCGTGATCGTCGAGGTGCGCGATCGCGTCGCATACGGGGTAAAGACCTCCAACTTCGCCCCGATCGTCGGGGACATCGTCCGCCCGTCCGGTTGATCAGGGAGTACCCGATCAGCTAAACTGAGGACATGATGCACACCCGAACGATCGTCGTCCTGCTGTTCATCGTCTCCCTCGTCGGGATCACGGGGCTCGGGACCGGGATCGATGCGGTCAGCATCACGGTCAGCCTCCCGTTCGGTGGGCTCCCGCCCCTGTTCGGGATCACGGTTCGAAGTGAGATCTCATTCGGATACGGGGTAGCGAGCCTCCTCATCTCCCCGTCCGGGCAGACCGTGATCCGAGGCGGGGTTGAGCTCCCACTCGGGTCCGGGGGGAGCTACATCGACCTCCTCGGCGGAATCGCCTACTTCGACCTCTCCGCCCGGTTCCCTTCCCCAATGCTCGGGGGAGGGCTCTCCTACCGCGCTCCCCAGCATGGGTTCCAGTTCGGGATCGCCGGTGCGTTCATCTACCCGATCGCCCTCGGCCCGCCGCTCGTGACCCTCGAAGGAGGGTGGGCAAGGTGAAGCTGTTCGGCACGGACGGAGTGCGAGGAACGGCGAATCGCGATCTGACTCCGGAACTCGCCGTGGCGCTTGGGCGCGCTGCTGCCCGGGTCCTCGTTCCCCATGGAGGGACGGTGATCATCGGGCGGGACACGCGGGAGAGCGGGCCGATGCTCGAAGGGGCGCTCGCCGCCGGGTTCGCCGCGAGCGGCGCCGACGTCCTTCTTGCCGGAGTCATCCCCACCCCCGCGATCTCATTCCTCATCAAGGACGAGCATGCCGCCCTCGGGGCGGTGATCTCCGCCTCCCACAACCCACCCGCGGACAACGGGATCAAGTTCTTCGACTCCGCCGGGATGAAGCTCCCCGTCGCGCAGGAACGCGCGATCGAGGACGCATTCGACCACCCGCCGCAGGGGCTTCGTGTCGGCAGGATCGAACCACTGGAGGCGGCTGCGACCCGGTACGCCGCGTTCCTCACCGGAACGATCGAATCCGAGGAGGTGGATCTCTCCGGAACGAGGATCGTGGTCGACTGCGCCTACGGGGCGACGGGGGAGATCGCTCCCCGCGTCCTGCGCCACTTCAACGCCGAGGTGATCGAACTCCACACCGCCCCGGACGGATCGAGGATCAACCAGGAGTGCGGCTCCACCCATCTCGACCCGCTCCGAGCCGCGGTACTGGAACACAACGCCGACCTCGGGATCGCGTTCGACGGGGACGGCGATCGTGTCCTCCTCGTCGGCCCGGATGGGAAAGTGATCGACGGGGACCGAATGATGGGGATCGCCGCGCTGCACATGCAGCGGGCGGGCGCTTTCACCCCGCCGATCGTGGTGGCGACGGTGATGAGCAACCTCGGGCTGGAACGCAGGCTCAGGGATGAAGGGATCGAGCTCG from Candidatus Bipolaricaulota bacterium encodes the following:
- the glmM gene encoding phosphoglucosamine mutase, whose amino-acid sequence is MKLFGTDGVRGTANRDLTPELAVALGRAAARVLVPHGGTVIIGRDTRESGPMLEGALAAGFAASGADVLLAGVIPTPAISFLIKDEHAALGAVISASHNPPADNGIKFFDSAGMKLPVAQERAIEDAFDHPPQGLRVGRIEPLEAAATRYAAFLTGTIESEEVDLSGTRIVVDCAYGATGEIAPRVLRHFNAEVIELHTAPDGSRINQECGSTHLDPLRAAVLEHNADLGIAFDGDGDRVLLVGPDGKVIDGDRMMGIAALHMQRAGAFTPPIVVATVMSNLGLERRLRDEGIELVRTPVGDRYVAWEMHSRGARLGGEQSGHIIFSDHSPTGDGILTAVKLLEIAHLRRTSLPELAEEIPLFPQILRNVAVDDPTALASHPTVTAAVSQESARLGDRGRILVRPSGTQPLVRVMVEAIAPELCAEVADRLTAAIERAAQSPANG